In the genome of Podospora pseudocomata strain CBS 415.72m chromosome 7, whole genome shotgun sequence, the window CCCCAACAACTGCGCAGCAACAGACACCTTCTTCACAACCGACTCGGCtgaccctccccccccaatcATATCCCTCAAcctaaccccccaccccaccgcctccttcaccaatcccccctccttcgcaAGCGTAGCCAAAGTCTGATAAATCATCGCAAGCGGCATCCTCGATCCCTCGTTCGGCTTGAAATTCAGCCCCCTCACCCGGGTATCAACCCTCTCCCAGGCCCCCACAACAACCTTATAACTCGTCTTCGCATCGGCCGCCGTCCTCCTTATAAAGGCGCCCAAAAATCTCGACAAcggcaccatcacctccttctcgacATCCCCCCGATGCTTCACCATCTCCCACCACTGCAACCTCATCTCCAGTCCCAAAACCTGCAGCTCCAGCGCTGTGCCGGGGGAGACACTCAGCCTCTGCTCCGTagcaaccccatcatccttACCCGACACACTCGGGCAAAGCGCCAGCAGACACTGAGCCGCAGTCTCCATCTGCCTTCCCAGTTTCCCCTTGTCCGCTCCCTTTTCCGCGGCAGcctgcagcagcaacctgACTGGGGAACAAGTCTTGTCATATCCCAAAtgcgccaccaccgcctctaTCGCAGAGGGCTTCTTTCCCAgtcccaacaccctcaacgcCTGGATCTGCGTCGTgacagccagcagcagcgccggACCGGACAGCTTGACAGAGCCAAAGTCAAGAATCTCGGAAaacgcctccgccgtggTTTTCGGCTCTGTCACTggcgccttcttctcattccCCGACAAAGTCTCCAATCTCCTCTTCAGGGTTCTTAGTTCCCGAATAGCCTGCTCGTGCAAACCAAGTGTGATCAACCTGCTCACCAGAGCAGAAATCCCACTCTCGAGCTGGAGCTCCGGCAGCGTGACCTTTCCCGCGGTGACAATCTGCCTCAATGTACTCAGCGCAACGCGCGCGCATTCGACTAGCGATAACAAATTCGGGGAAGAACCCAACAGGCTCGGCTTGGAAGGTGATCGTACATGTCGCGGGACAGAAGGGGACGTCGACTGCCGATTCAAcgggcggggttggaggggtgagATCGGTGCTGAGCTCGTTCGTCGTAACGTCTGCCTTGTCGTCGCGGTTTTGACTAatgacggcgacggcggGGGGTCTTCTGTTGCGGGGGTGACAGTAGATGAAGCTTTGGCTGCTTCCGACAGGGCTTTCAGCGCGGCGTTGATGACCTGCGTCGCGAGGGTGGCTTTGTCACGGCTTGAGAGACCGCCGGCGGTATCTactggggggtttggggcgGGAGTCTTGCCCCGGCGGGAGGGTGCTCGGGATACATTTGAGGTAGCAGTATTAGCCCGCGATCGAGCAGTCGCGGCGCGGGAGGTTGTTCGTGACGGTGGCTCGTCCACTGCAGgtgtgctgctgccgctgctgctctctTCTTTTGGGAGGAGTAAACTCTTCAACAACGCAGACGTCGCGGGGGTGCACGTCGCGACCGAGGCAACAGCGCTGCGgacggcggcagcagccgtttgactggtggtggcgttgttgttgtttgtatCCATTAcgaagggaaaaaagagaaaatgTCTGCTTGTGGCTGTCGATTTACAAACGAGTTTCTGATTTCCTAATCATATCATTTCTAATCGCAATTGTcgcaaaacagccaaaagCGAGGTCGCAATTCGTTAAAACATCTGTCTCCTCTAAACAAACGACCAAAAAgatggtgggaggagaggaaaagaaagtTGTTGACGTCGATACGAAGTGATGGAGTTATCAAGACAAGAAGACAAGGATGTTGTCGAAGAAGTGGGTGGGCGAGTGATGTCGTCTGGCGTGGAGGCAGTGGACTGGATGGACTGGTTTGAATGTGTTTCCTACCACCCAGAATGGGGCTCGCCAAGAGATTATTGACTCCACGGAGAAAAGTCAGTGCATGCTGGGTGGTTGACCAGGCAACAATCTAGCCATCTCCACACTTGTTGCCTGCCGGGAAGAGAAACGTTCAGATGGGGTGGGGTGCTTTCTCCTGCAGGGGTTGGTTGAACAGCCGTTGGTGGGATCCATTCGTGTTCAAAGTTTTGATCTTCAACgtctcaacctccaccaccaccaccaccgaccagTTCAATTCGCGATCCCACCAACTGCCCTCTCGATCCGCAAGTCAAAATGTACCGCCCAACCCTccgcctcaccctcctctcccccctcctctcccaaacgACAGCGacccctcttctccaagcCACCACAGCCCTCCCCTCTCGGGCATCTAGCACAGTCACCGAACCATCCTTCTGGCGCTCCATGATCCCCAAGCCCCTCCGAAaggacaaccaccaccgctccctccccgcccaaAAACAATCCCCCAAAAAAGACTGGAACCCCGCCACATTCTTCATctgcatcttcctcttcatcggcTCCATGTCCATCCAGCAAATCGCCCTCCGCAAAGACTACGAAGCCTTCACCCGCCAGTCCGACGCccgcatctccctcctccgcgaAGTAGTCGAAAAACTCCAATCCGGCCAAGACGTCGACGTGGAAAAGGTCTTGGGCACAGGTGATCCAGAACGCGAAAAAGAGTGGGATGAAGGTTTGTTTTTTATACCAGAGAACAGGTGAAAGCAAACAAAACACTGACACGGACACTATTCATAGTCCTCAAAGAAATCGAGCGACAGGAGGCTACACGAAAGAGACAGCAGGcagaggctgctgctgccgctgctgctcaggTCAAAGCTGAtgctgaagctgctgctgcaagaCGCCCAGCCCCCAAATCTGCTCTTTCAAGCCAAGGCTTCTTCTAGCAAGCTAAACACCCCCATTCCTTAAGGTGCGCGCGGTATATTTCTACAAAAATCTATGACAAGAAATCCTTAAAAACCTCTGCGGGATTTGTTCGCTCAAAGGCCACCGCATGAGGCGCatcatgatggtggtggtggcggcggctcCGAGCTTCCGGTTTGCGCATTGCCTGAACGAGGGCTGGCAATAGGCTCTCGGTGGATATCTCGGTTCTCACCCCCTGACCCCCTGCCTGCTTCGGATCCAAATCGGTGAAAAAAGCCTCTTCCCCTCTCACACCGCCCATGTTTATCACTGCAATGGGCATCCCTCTGTCTTTGGCGCGCTTGGCTAGCCGCCAGGCAGAGTATGTCGCGAGAGAGGTACCCATCACGAGCAACCTGCCGGCGTTATCGATGGTCTTGTCAGCGTCATGCTTGACTTCGGGAGAGATGCTGTCGCCAAACATGACCACGGCCGGCTTCAATATACCGGCATTGCTGATGGGCTCCAATGCGCCGTCCTGATCTACCTCGACCACACCCTTGGTGCCATCCGccaatggtggtgggcgagTCAGGCATGTTGGACAAGCTGGATACCGAAAGGTGGTGTATGGCGCGCCGGGGACCTCAACATCGCCATCGGCGTTCATCTTGACGCCCCGCGTCCGCTTCTCGTTTGGGTCCTCGGTTTCTAATGCTCCAGAGGAGATGGCTTCTTTCAGAAAGTCTTTCCAAACCGGATTCAATCTGGCTAACTCGGTTTGAAAGACATCTCTCGGGTACTCATTTCGGCAGGTGATGCAGACGGCAGACCGGAGATAGCCGTGGAGTTCAACTGTGGGCATGTCCGGGTGGGCTCGAGGGTGGAACGAGTCGACGTTTTGAGTGATGACGCCTTTCACGACACCAAGTTTCCCGAGGTCTCGGATGGCGTAGTGGCCAGAGTTggggttggccatgctcatGGTCGTCCAGCCGAGGAAGCTTCTCGCCCAGTATCGCTTTCTGGTCTCATGGCTGGAGATGAACTCGTGGTGGTAGATGGGGCGGTGAGTCTTGTTGACGCGATAGGTGCCCTTGAC includes:
- a CDS encoding hypothetical protein (EggNog:ENOG503P53J; COG:S), with the protein product MYRPTLRLTLLSPLLSQTTATPLLQATTALPSRASSTVTEPSFWRSMIPKPLRKDNHHRSLPAQKQSPKKDWNPATFFICIFLFIGSMSIQQIALRKDYEAFTRQSDARISLLREVVEKLQSGQDVDVEKVLGTGDPEREKEWDEVLKEIERQEATRKRQQAEAAAAAAAQVKADAEAAAARRPAPKSALSSQGFF
- a CDS encoding hypothetical protein (EggNog:ENOG503NWJU; COG:B; COG:K) codes for the protein MPTSFMRIPYRDLLPPPNIIPPSASTLPGAITALQEFFHNPPPSGLPPSTVVLTGAGLSVASGLADYRGVKGTYRVNKTHRPIYHHEFISSHETRKRYWARSFLGWTTMSMANPNSGHYAIRDLGKLGVVKGVITQNVDSFHPRAHPDMPTVELHGYLRSAVCITCRNEYPRDVFQTELARLNPVWKDFLKEAISSGALETEDPNEKRTRGVKMNADGDVEVPGAPYTTFRYPACPTCLTRPPPLADGTKGVVEVDQDGALEPISNAGILKPAVVMFGDSISPEVKHDADKTIDNAGRLLVMGTSLATYSAWRLAKRAKDRGMPIAVINMGGVRGEEAFFTDLDPKQAGGQGVRTEISTESLLPALVQAMRKPEARSRRHHHHHDAPHAVAFERTNPAEVFKDFLS